TCGGGAACATGACGCAGTCCCAGATCGGCGACGAGGTGGGCATCTCGCAGATGCACGTGTCGCGGCTGCTGACGCGGACGCTCGCGCAGCTCCGGGCAGGGCTGATCGCGGACTGACGACGGGGCCGGCGCGGGGCCGGCCCCAGCTCGTACGCCGTACGCCCGGATCCCGTAGACGGCGCGTGAAGCCGCGTCTACGGAGCGAAGCCCCGATGCAAGCAGGAATGACGGAGGCGCGCGACGCGGACTCCGCACGGGGGAGCGCGAACTCGGCGCCCGGGTCCCCTGATCCAGACCCCGGCCCCGGATTCAGGCCCTCGCCCCCCGGCTCACCCGACCGCGAGCCAGACCACTCCCGCCAGCACCGCCACCGCGACGACGATCCCGATGATCATCCCCACCCGCGGCCCCGAACTCGCCGCCGCGGCCGCCGGCTGCTGCGGCCCCCGCGCCTGCGGGCCGCCGCCCTCGTCCACGAAGGCGCGGAACATCTGGGTGCTCCCGGCCGGGTCGTCGTGGGGATCGGGCTGTTGACCTTGCGGATTGTGAGCCATGGGGCAGGACACTAGCGAACGCCCCGGACGCCTGTCAGCGGGGGGAAGCCCTCCTTCCGCTCGCCCCCGCCGGCACCGACCCGACTTCGATTGCCTTCGGCAACCATTCGTCATACTGTTGCTTAGTGCAACAAACTAAAGTCGCATCTCCCGGCATGACCCACCGGCAGATACTGGAGGCCCTCTCCGGCCTGCTGCTCGGCATGTTCGTGGCCATCCTCTCCTCGACCATCGTCAGCAACGCCCTGCCCCGGATCATCGCGGACCTCGACGGCACGCAGAGCGCGTACAGCTGGGTCGTCACCGCCGCCCTGCTCGCGATGACCGCCTCCACGCCCCTCTGGGGCAAGCTCGCCGACCTCGCGAGCAAGAAGTTCCTGGTCCAGTCGGCCCTCGTGATCTACGTCGCCGGCTCGGTCGTCGCCGGCCTCAGCCAGAGCACGGGCATGCTCATCGCCTGCCGCGTCGTCCAGGGCATCGGCGTCGGCGGCCTCAGCGCGCTCGCGCAGATCATCCTCGCCGCGATGATCTCCCCGCGCGAACGCGGCCGCTACAGCGGCTACCTCGGCGCCACCTTCGCCGTCGCCACCGTCGGCGGCCCGATCCTCGGCGGCGTGATCACCGACACCAGCTGGCTGGGCTGGCGCTGGTGCTTCTACATCGGCGTCCCGTTCGCGGTCCTCGCGCTCGTCGTACTCCAGAAGACCCTGCGGCTGCCGGTGGTGCGCCGGAAGGTGTCGATCGACTGGCGCGGCGCGATGCTGATGAGCGCGTCCGTCTCGCTGCTGCTGATCTGGGTCACGCTGGCGGGCGAGTCGTACGCGTGGCTGTCCTGGCAGACGTTCGCGATGACCGGCGGCGCGGTCGCACTGGGGCTGGCGTTCCTGTGGGTCGAGACCTGGGTGCCGGAGCCGGTCCTCCCGCTACGCCTCTTCCGCAACCGCACCCTCACCCTCGCCTCGCTCGCCTCCCTCTTCGTCGGCATCGCGATGTTCGGCGCGACGGTCTTCCTCAGCCAGTACTTCCAGCTCGCGCGCGGCGAGAGCCCGACGAAGTCGGGCCTGCTGACCATCCCCATGATCATGGGGATCTTCCTGTCGTCGACGATCTCGGGGTGGGTCATCACCCGTACCGGCCGCTGGAAGGTCTGGCTCGTCGCCGGCGGGCTGCTGCTCACCTCGGGGCTCAGCCTGCTGGGCACCATGCGCTACGACACCCCGTACTGGCACATCGCGCTCTACATGGCCGCGCTCGGCACGGGCATCGGCATGATGATGCAGAACCTGGTGCTCTGCACCCAGAACCAGGTCGACCCCGCCGACCTCGGCGCCGCCAGCTCGGCGGTCGCGTTCTTCCGCTCCCTCGGCGGCGCGGTCGGCGTCTCCGCCCTCGGCGCGATCCTCGGCGGCCGCATCACCGGCTACATGCGCGACGGCCTCCACGACCTCGGCATCCCGCCGGCCCGCGCCGCGGGCGAGGCGGGCGGCGACGGCACGGCGATCCCGAACCTCGCGGAGCTGCCGGTGCCGGTGCGGACGGTGGTGGAGAGCTCGTACGGGCACGGGCTGGCGGACATCTTCCTCTACGCGGCGCCGGCGGCGCTGCTGGCGTTCGTGATGGTGGCGTGCGTCAAGGAGGTCGCGCTGCGGACGCGCAGCGGCCTGCAGCAGACGGCGACGGCGGAGCGGCGGGTCGAGGAACTCACGCGGGGGTGATGGTCGGCCGCACCTGCTCGGCGACGCGGTCGCGCATGGCGGCCATGCCGGCGAGGACGCACTCGAGGGCGAAGGCGAAGTCGCGGTCACGCTGCTCGTGCGCGGGGAGGACGGGGAGGTCGGGGGCTTCGGGCGCTTCGGGCGCTTCGAGGGCTTCGGGCGCTTCGGGGCCTTCGGGCACCGGCTGGTCCGGCACCGGAGAGCGCGCGGCGGGCGGCCGCACGCACTCGGGCTGCTCCCGCAGAGCCCGTACGAACGCGCCGTAGTCCTCGCC
The Streptomyces sp. CNQ-509 DNA segment above includes these coding regions:
- a CDS encoding MDR family MFS transporter, coding for MTHRQILEALSGLLLGMFVAILSSTIVSNALPRIIADLDGTQSAYSWVVTAALLAMTASTPLWGKLADLASKKFLVQSALVIYVAGSVVAGLSQSTGMLIACRVVQGIGVGGLSALAQIILAAMISPRERGRYSGYLGATFAVATVGGPILGGVITDTSWLGWRWCFYIGVPFAVLALVVLQKTLRLPVVRRKVSIDWRGAMLMSASVSLLLIWVTLAGESYAWLSWQTFAMTGGAVALGLAFLWVETWVPEPVLPLRLFRNRTLTLASLASLFVGIAMFGATVFLSQYFQLARGESPTKSGLLTIPMIMGIFLSSTISGWVITRTGRWKVWLVAGGLLLTSGLSLLGTMRYDTPYWHIALYMAALGTGIGMMMQNLVLCTQNQVDPADLGAASSAVAFFRSLGGAVGVSALGAILGGRITGYMRDGLHDLGIPPARAAGEAGGDGTAIPNLAELPVPVRTVVESSYGHGLADIFLYAAPAALLAFVMVACVKEVALRTRSGLQQTATAERRVEELTRG